A region from the Ciconia boyciana chromosome 1, ASM3463844v1, whole genome shotgun sequence genome encodes:
- the LOC140649576 gene encoding uncharacterized protein, producing the protein MARPPLPLLCGTLALLLPWAAADTAPMRCSRPKDVANAHIDVGNNTLLNARLRYTCNPGYKRKAGTSSLIQCVLHDGSSEPNWTSTTLQCIRDPALPPLTPSPEVPTVPHTERTTQRAETTDASPTSTPSPAVTPGLPGAASQSPVPPAPDGPAPETSTLPEMPPPLETSTLGKGTAPGTSLGTTPLPTAPTDHAAVSIKTVASFLGLPVLVLSVVACCCCWRMKMRRRQDYTVAVTATAIPMVAPAAENEEVMLPGIFPTG; encoded by the exons ATGGcgcggccgccgctgccgctgctcTGCGGTACGCTcgccctcctgctgccctgggccGCCGCCGACACCG CGCCAATGCGATGCAGCCGCCCCAAGGACGTGGCCAACGCGCACATCGATGTGGGCAACAACACGCTGCTCAACGCCCGCCTGCGCTACACCTGCAACCCAGGCTACAAGCGCAAAGCCGGTACCTCCAGCCTCATCCAGTGTGTCCTCCATGACGGCTCCAGCGAGCCCAACTGGACCTCCACCACGCTGCAATGCATCC GGGACCCGGCTCTTCCTCCACTAACCCCCAGCCCTGAGGTCCCAACCGTGCCGCACACCGAGAGGACGACCCAGAGGG cagaaACCACCGACGCCAGCCCGACCTCCACCCCCTCTCCAGCAGTAACGCCGGGGCTGCCTGGAGCTGCCAGCCAGTCACCCGTCCCACCAGCACCTGATGGGCCAGCACCGGAGACATCCACACTGCCAGAAATGCCCCCACCCCTGGAGACATCCACACTGGGAAAGGGGACGGCCCCGGGGACATCTCTGGGGACGACCCCTCTGCCCACTGCCCCCACGGACCATGCCGCAG tttccatCAAGACCGTGGCTTCTTTCCTTG GGCTCCCGGTGCTGGTCCTGAGTGTCGtggcctgctgctgctgctggaggatgAAAAT GCGCAGGAGGCAGGACTACACGGTGGCGGTGACGGCGACGGCCATCCCCATggtggctcctgctgctgagaATGAGGAGGTGATGTTGCCCGGCATCTTCCCCACGGGCTGA